From Ipomoea triloba cultivar NCNSP0323 chromosome 5, ASM357664v1, the proteins below share one genomic window:
- the LOC116019488 gene encoding protein NOI4-like: MSEEKGRPLPKFGEWDVNDPASAEGFTVIFNKARDEKKTGGKPESPTKADTNTKPAADPSKPPAKKWFCCVQTPHVDS; encoded by the exons ATGTCG GAGGAGAAGGGTCGACCCTTGCCAAAGTTTGGTGAATGGGATGTTAACGACCCAGCTTCAGCAGAAGGATTTACCGTGATTTTTAACAAGGCCAGGGATGAAAAGAAAACGGGTGGTAAGCCTGAATCACCAACAAAGGCCGATACCAACACTAAACCTGCAGCTGATCCATCAAAACCACCGGCT AAAAAATGGTTTTGCTGCGTACAGACCCCTCATGTGGATTCTTGA
- the LOC116019487 gene encoding pentatricopeptide repeat-containing protein At5g55840 isoform X3 yields MVKDAVEAFYWIGSCGITPSVYTCNMILAAISKCQGDEFVWSFFKEMLAKCICPNLNTFNILLHVLCTTGKLKKANFLLKTMEESGYIPDVVTYNTLLNWYCKKGRYKSASELIDRMACKGLKADVCTYNMFIDDLCKNNRSAKGYLLLKKMRKRLVIPNEITYNTLINGFMKEGKIAVAMKIFHEMMKLNLSPNCITFNALIDGYCRAGKLEDASELLKEMETRGLHPNEVSYGALLNGFCRHGKLDSARHIFERMRKNDMALDHVVYTMLIKGLCKRGMLEESLELFNEMVGSDICPDAIVYSVLLNGFFSAGRIKHAEEILCKMYKFVALPNEIMHSTLVYNFCKQKDVIKAMKICKVMLENGHGADLSVCNLLISCLCKCGKVREAEDFMRHMQRIGLVPNAVSFDFVISGYGHEGDGFKALSLFDEMIKLGNHPTLHTYGSILKGLCKGGNFMEAIKLFDRLRDAHSVVDVNIYNTVLAEICNLGDMNMALILFDEMVQNHVIPDGYTYANLITGLCRNGKIAAAVLILSRALERGTSFSNRLMYTSIIDGLFKSGLPKVAAYFYDEMIKQGVRPDTMTLNAMIDGYSRISQMARANRFFSIMRVKSLSPNLDTYNSLLHGHSRLRNMSECSELYHSITRNGLSPDMSTRQSVIFALCESGMLDVGVKFMKKMIMEGAVIDKLSFNMLIAKYSEKGEMQKAFDVLNVMNLVGDFPNGDTYESILKGLKRTSNFQASRIILHEMLENGFMPTNRQYSGVVTGMCRVGDIQGAFKLKDEMESLGVSSRNVAESAIVRGLVRRGKMGEAMFVLDCMLRVQLLPSVATFTTLMYGLCKEAKISDALKLKDAMELHGAKPDVVVYNVLITGLCVNDDIDQAFNLYKEMKQRGLCPNVTTFATLVNAVQSGNDPLKAETLLVDLQERGLISQKPSPEAIHERLTVVMQKLNFLRKKRTHSSKERVKSASNVAEKYNHYGV; encoded by the exons ATGGTCAAGGATGCTGTGGAGGCATTTTATTGGATTGGTTCTTGTGGAATTACACCATCAGTTTACACTTGTAACATGATTCTTGCAGCAATTTCAAAGTGCCAGGGTGATGAGTTTGTTTGGTCATTTTTCAAGGAAATGCTTGCAAAATGTATATGCCCTAATCTGAATACATTTAACATACTCTTACATGTTCTCTGCACAACGGGAAAGCTCAAGAAAGCAAATTTCTTGCTTAAAACGATGGAGGAGAGTGGCTACATTCCTGATGTAGTTACTTATAATACTTTGCTTAATTGGTACTGCAAGAAGGGAAGGTATAAATCAGCATCAGAGCTGATTGATCGCATGGCTTGTAAAGGTCTCAAGGCTGATGTTTGTACATATAACATGTTTATAGATGATTTATGTAAGAATAATAGGAGTGCAAAAGGgtatttacttttgaaaaaGATGAGGAAGAGATTGGTAATTCCAAATGAAATCACCTACAATACTCTAATTAATGGGTTCATGAAAGAGGGGAAGATTGCAGTTGCAATGAAGATTTTTCATGAGATGATGAAGTTGAATCTGTCACCAAATTGTATCACTTTCAATGCTTTAATTGATGGGTACTGCCGGGCAGGCAAGCTTGAAGATGCTTCAGAACTTCTGAAGGAAATGGAAACAAGAGGACTACACCCTAATGAAGTTAGTTACGGGGCTCTTTTGAATGGCTTCTGCAGACATGGAAAGCTAGATTCTGCAAGACATATATTTGAGAGGATGAGGAAGAATGATATGGCTTTAGATCATGTAGTTTACACAATGCTAATTAAAGGGCTATGCAAAAGGGGGATGCTTGAAGAAAGTCTTGAACTTTTCAATGAAATGGTTGGCAGTGATATATGCCCTGATGCTATTGTATACTCGGTGCTTTTAAATGGGTTTTTTAGTGCTGGAAGGATAAAGCATGCAGAAGAGATACTGtgtaaaatgtataaatttgtaGCTTTGCCAAATGAGATCATGCATTCTACCCTAGTTTACAATTTTTGCAAGCAGAAGGATGTCATCAAAGCAATGAAAATCTGCAAAGTGATGCTGGAAAATGGCCATGGTGCTGACCTGTCCGTATGCAATTTACTTATTTCTTGTCTTTGCAAATGTGGAAAGGTAAGGGAAGCAGAGGATTTCATGCGTCACATGCAAAGGATTGGTCTGGTTCCTAATGCTGTTAGTTTTGATTTTGTAATTAGTGGGTATGGACATGAGGGTGATGGCTTTAAGGCATTATCCTTGTTTGATGAAATGATCAAATTGGGCAATCACCCTACCCTTCACACTTACGGAAGCATATTAAAGGGACTGTGCAAAGGAGGAAACTTTATGGAggcaattaaattatttgatagaCTTCGTGATGCTCATTCTGTTGTTGATGTTAATATCTACAATACGGTGTTGGCTGAGATATGCAACTTAGGAGATATGAACATGGCATTGATCCTTTTTGATGAGATGGTGCAGAATCATGTGATCCCTGATGGCTATACATATGCTAATCTCATTACTGGGTTATGCAGAAATGGCAAAATAGCTGCTGCAGTTCTTATATTGTCAAGAGCATTGGAAAGAGGAACTTCATTTTCTAACCGGCTGATGTATACTAGTATAATAGATGGGCTTTTCAAGAGTGGTTTGCCGAAGGTTGCCGCATACTTCTATGATGAGATGATAAAGCAAGGGGTTAGGCCTGATACAATGACACTAAATGCAATGATAGATGGGTACTCAAGAATTAGTCAAATGGCTCGAGCAAATAGATTCTTCTCAATTATGAGGGTTAAATCTCTGTCTCCTAACCTGGATACATATAACAGCCTATTACATGGCCACTCAAGACTGCGAAATATGTCAGAATGTTCTGAATTATATCATTCAATTACGAGAAATGGTCTTAGTCCAGATATGTCGACCAGACAATCTGTTATCTTTGCACTTTGTGAGTCAGGTATGCTGGATGTTGGGgttaaatttatgaaaaagatGATAATGGAAGGAGCAGTAATAGATAAACTTTCATTCAACATGCTAATCGCCAAATACAGTGAGAAGGGAGAGATGCAGAAGGCCTTCGATGTGCTGAATGTTATGAACTTAGTGGGTGATTTTCCTAATGGAGATACTTATGAATCCATACTTAAGGGACTGAAAAGAACATCTAATTTCCAAGCTTCTCGCATTATCTTGCATGAAATGCTGGAAAATGGGTTTATGCCTACCAATAGACAGTACAGTGGCGTTGTAACTGGTATGTGTAGAGTGGGAGATATACAAGGAGCATTCAAGTTGAAGGATGAAATGGAGTCACTAGGTGTTAGCTCTCGTAATGTTGCCGAGAGTGCTATTGTTAGAGGGCTTGTGCGCCGTGGGAAGATGGGGGAAGCAATGTTTGTACTTGATTGTATGCTAAGGGTCCAACTTCTCCCAAGCGTTGCAACGTTTACAACACTAATGTATGGGTTGTGTAAAGAGGCTAAAATTTCCGATGCCTTAAAGTTAAAAGATGCAATGGAACTTCATGGTGCAAAGCCTGATGTTGTCGTTTATAATGTTCTCATTACAGGCCTTTGTGTTAACGATGACATAGACCAAGCCTTCAATCTGTACAAGGAGATGAAACAGAGAGGCCTCTGCCCTAATGTCACCACCTTTGCTACTCTCGTCAATGCAGTTCAGTCGGGCAATGATCCACTGAAGGCCGAAACTCTTCTAGTGGACCTTCAGGAGAGAGGACTGATAAGCCAAAAGCCCAGTCCAGAAGCTATACATGAAAGATTGACAGTTGTGATGCAGAAGCTGAACTTCTTGAGGAAGAAAAGGACGCATAGTAGCAAAGAAAGGGTGAAAAGCGCATCAAATGTTGCAGAAAAGTACAATCATTATGGTGTTTG A
- the LOC116019279 gene encoding transmembrane emp24 domain-containing protein p24beta2 — translation MVGVLFPSGGWVAVAAAVLIWSAGGAHGIRFVIDREECFSHKVALGDTVHFSFVVIKSDKSWNLGEDGVDLVVKGPVGEQIQDFREKISEKSEFVAHQEGVHRFCFTNKSPYHETIDFDVHSGHFMFHDEHAKDEHLKPLFEHIGKLEEALYNIQFEQHWLEAQTDRQAIVNEGMSKRAIHKALYESAALIGASFLQVFLLKRLFDRKLGQSRV, via the exons ATG GTGGGAGTACTTTTTCCGTCGGGAGGTTGGGTGGCCGTGGCGGCGGCGGTGCTGATTTGGAGCGCCGGAGGGGCACACGGGATCAGATTTGTGATAGATAGAGAGGAATGCTTTTCCCACAAGGTGGCATTGGGGGACACTGTTCATTTTTCATTTGTTGTGATTAAGTCTGATAAGTCCTGGAATTTGGGTGAAGATGGCGTTGATCTTGTG GTGAAGGGACCTGTGGGCGAACAAATTCAGGATTTTCGTGAAAAAATAAGTGAGAAGTCTGAGTTTGTGGCTCATCAGGAAGGAGTTCACCGTTTCTGTTTCACTAATAAGTCCCCGTACCATGAGACCATAGACTTTGATGTACATTCTGGTCACTTCATGTTCCACGATGAACACGCAAAAGATG AACATCTCAAGCCTTTGTTCGAACACATTGGCAAGCTAGAAGAAGCTTTATATAACATTCAGTTCGAGCAGCATTGGTTGGAGGCTCAGACAGACCGGCAAgctatag TGAATGAAGGGATGAGCAAAAGGGCAATTCACAAAGCTTTGTACGAGTCTGCAGCTCTTATTGGCGCTAGTTTTTTACAAGTTTTTCTCCTAAAGCGGTTGTTTGACCGGAAGCTTGGGCAGTCGAGAGTCTAA
- the LOC116019487 gene encoding pentatricopeptide repeat-containing protein At5g55840 isoform X1: MATKRITIFSPQFSRIKAFSEMGFLEKPETSAKTNVIKNQAASQGIDKSIYAILTVDRWESLNQMEYKLASLRPVHGRLALKFFKWFIKQPGVELNHIIHMHCITSHILVRARMYDSAKSIFRDLSEMGVGSKSVLAALMDTYSLCNSNPSVFDVLIRVYVREGMVKDAVEAFYWIGSCGITPSVYTCNMILAAISKCQGDEFVWSFFKEMLAKCICPNLNTFNILLHVLCTTGKLKKANFLLKTMEESGYIPDVVTYNTLLNWYCKKGRYKSASELIDRMACKGLKADVCTYNMFIDDLCKNNRSAKGYLLLKKMRKRLVIPNEITYNTLINGFMKEGKIAVAMKIFHEMMKLNLSPNCITFNALIDGYCRAGKLEDASELLKEMETRGLHPNEVSYGALLNGFCRHGKLDSARHIFERMRKNDMALDHVVYTMLIKGLCKRGMLEESLELFNEMVGSDICPDAIVYSVLLNGFFSAGRIKHAEEILCKMYKFVALPNEIMHSTLVYNFCKQKDVIKAMKICKVMLENGHGADLSVCNLLISCLCKCGKVREAEDFMRHMQRIGLVPNAVSFDFVISGYGHEGDGFKALSLFDEMIKLGNHPTLHTYGSILKGLCKGGNFMEAIKLFDRLRDAHSVVDVNIYNTVLAEICNLGDMNMALILFDEMVQNHVIPDGYTYANLITGLCRNGKIAAAVLILSRALERGTSFSNRLMYTSIIDGLFKSGLPKVAAYFYDEMIKQGVRPDTMTLNAMIDGYSRISQMARANRFFSIMRVKSLSPNLDTYNSLLHGHSRLRNMSECSELYHSITRNGLSPDMSTRQSVIFALCESGMLDVGVKFMKKMIMEGAVIDKLSFNMLIAKYSEKGEMQKAFDVLNVMNLVGDFPNGDTYESILKGLKRTSNFQASRIILHEMLENGFMPTNRQYSGVVTGMCRVGDIQGAFKLKDEMESLGVSSRNVAESAIVRGLVRRGKMGEAMFVLDCMLRVQLLPSVATFTTLMYGLCKEAKISDALKLKDAMELHGAKPDVVVYNVLITGLCVNDDIDQAFNLYKEMKQRGLCPNVTTFATLVNAVQSGNDPLKAETLLVDLQERGLISQKPSPEAIHERLTVVMQKLNFLRKKRTHSSKERVKSASNVAEKYNHYGV; encoded by the exons ATGGCAACCAAAAGAATAACTATTTTTTCTCCACAATTTTCAAGAATTAAAGCTTTTTCCGAAATGGGTTTCTTGGAGAAACCGGAAACTTCCGCCAaaactaatgttatcaaaaaTCAAGCAGCCA GCCAAGGAATTGACAAGAGCATCTATGCAATACTGACCGTCGATCGCTGGGAATCACTGAACCAGATGGAGTATAAGTTAGCTTCGCTAAGGCCAGTTCATGGGAGGCTGGCTTTGAAATTTTTCAAGTGGTTCATAAAACAACCAGGTGTGGAGCTAAATCACATTATACACATGCACTGTATCACTTCCCATATACTTGTAAGAGCTAGAATGTATGATTCTGCTAAGTCAATTTTTAGGGATTTATCAGAAATGGGTGTTGGGTCAAAATCTGTTCTTGCTGCACTTATGGATACTTATTCCCTCTGCAATTCGAACCCTTCAGTTTTTGATGTTTTAATCAGGGTTTATGTGAGAGAAGGAATGGTCAAGGATGCTGTGGAGGCATTTTATTGGATTGGTTCTTGTGGAATTACACCATCAGTTTACACTTGTAACATGATTCTTGCAGCAATTTCAAAGTGCCAGGGTGATGAGTTTGTTTGGTCATTTTTCAAGGAAATGCTTGCAAAATGTATATGCCCTAATCTGAATACATTTAACATACTCTTACATGTTCTCTGCACAACGGGAAAGCTCAAGAAAGCAAATTTCTTGCTTAAAACGATGGAGGAGAGTGGCTACATTCCTGATGTAGTTACTTATAATACTTTGCTTAATTGGTACTGCAAGAAGGGAAGGTATAAATCAGCATCAGAGCTGATTGATCGCATGGCTTGTAAAGGTCTCAAGGCTGATGTTTGTACATATAACATGTTTATAGATGATTTATGTAAGAATAATAGGAGTGCAAAAGGgtatttacttttgaaaaaGATGAGGAAGAGATTGGTAATTCCAAATGAAATCACCTACAATACTCTAATTAATGGGTTCATGAAAGAGGGGAAGATTGCAGTTGCAATGAAGATTTTTCATGAGATGATGAAGTTGAATCTGTCACCAAATTGTATCACTTTCAATGCTTTAATTGATGGGTACTGCCGGGCAGGCAAGCTTGAAGATGCTTCAGAACTTCTGAAGGAAATGGAAACAAGAGGACTACACCCTAATGAAGTTAGTTACGGGGCTCTTTTGAATGGCTTCTGCAGACATGGAAAGCTAGATTCTGCAAGACATATATTTGAGAGGATGAGGAAGAATGATATGGCTTTAGATCATGTAGTTTACACAATGCTAATTAAAGGGCTATGCAAAAGGGGGATGCTTGAAGAAAGTCTTGAACTTTTCAATGAAATGGTTGGCAGTGATATATGCCCTGATGCTATTGTATACTCGGTGCTTTTAAATGGGTTTTTTAGTGCTGGAAGGATAAAGCATGCAGAAGAGATACTGtgtaaaatgtataaatttgtaGCTTTGCCAAATGAGATCATGCATTCTACCCTAGTTTACAATTTTTGCAAGCAGAAGGATGTCATCAAAGCAATGAAAATCTGCAAAGTGATGCTGGAAAATGGCCATGGTGCTGACCTGTCCGTATGCAATTTACTTATTTCTTGTCTTTGCAAATGTGGAAAGGTAAGGGAAGCAGAGGATTTCATGCGTCACATGCAAAGGATTGGTCTGGTTCCTAATGCTGTTAGTTTTGATTTTGTAATTAGTGGGTATGGACATGAGGGTGATGGCTTTAAGGCATTATCCTTGTTTGATGAAATGATCAAATTGGGCAATCACCCTACCCTTCACACTTACGGAAGCATATTAAAGGGACTGTGCAAAGGAGGAAACTTTATGGAggcaattaaattatttgatagaCTTCGTGATGCTCATTCTGTTGTTGATGTTAATATCTACAATACGGTGTTGGCTGAGATATGCAACTTAGGAGATATGAACATGGCATTGATCCTTTTTGATGAGATGGTGCAGAATCATGTGATCCCTGATGGCTATACATATGCTAATCTCATTACTGGGTTATGCAGAAATGGCAAAATAGCTGCTGCAGTTCTTATATTGTCAAGAGCATTGGAAAGAGGAACTTCATTTTCTAACCGGCTGATGTATACTAGTATAATAGATGGGCTTTTCAAGAGTGGTTTGCCGAAGGTTGCCGCATACTTCTATGATGAGATGATAAAGCAAGGGGTTAGGCCTGATACAATGACACTAAATGCAATGATAGATGGGTACTCAAGAATTAGTCAAATGGCTCGAGCAAATAGATTCTTCTCAATTATGAGGGTTAAATCTCTGTCTCCTAACCTGGATACATATAACAGCCTATTACATGGCCACTCAAGACTGCGAAATATGTCAGAATGTTCTGAATTATATCATTCAATTACGAGAAATGGTCTTAGTCCAGATATGTCGACCAGACAATCTGTTATCTTTGCACTTTGTGAGTCAGGTATGCTGGATGTTGGGgttaaatttatgaaaaagatGATAATGGAAGGAGCAGTAATAGATAAACTTTCATTCAACATGCTAATCGCCAAATACAGTGAGAAGGGAGAGATGCAGAAGGCCTTCGATGTGCTGAATGTTATGAACTTAGTGGGTGATTTTCCTAATGGAGATACTTATGAATCCATACTTAAGGGACTGAAAAGAACATCTAATTTCCAAGCTTCTCGCATTATCTTGCATGAAATGCTGGAAAATGGGTTTATGCCTACCAATAGACAGTACAGTGGCGTTGTAACTGGTATGTGTAGAGTGGGAGATATACAAGGAGCATTCAAGTTGAAGGATGAAATGGAGTCACTAGGTGTTAGCTCTCGTAATGTTGCCGAGAGTGCTATTGTTAGAGGGCTTGTGCGCCGTGGGAAGATGGGGGAAGCAATGTTTGTACTTGATTGTATGCTAAGGGTCCAACTTCTCCCAAGCGTTGCAACGTTTACAACACTAATGTATGGGTTGTGTAAAGAGGCTAAAATTTCCGATGCCTTAAAGTTAAAAGATGCAATGGAACTTCATGGTGCAAAGCCTGATGTTGTCGTTTATAATGTTCTCATTACAGGCCTTTGTGTTAACGATGACATAGACCAAGCCTTCAATCTGTACAAGGAGATGAAACAGAGAGGCCTCTGCCCTAATGTCACCACCTTTGCTACTCTCGTCAATGCAGTTCAGTCGGGCAATGATCCACTGAAGGCCGAAACTCTTCTAGTGGACCTTCAGGAGAGAGGACTGATAAGCCAAAAGCCCAGTCCAGAAGCTATACATGAAAGATTGACAGTTGTGATGCAGAAGCTGAACTTCTTGAGGAAGAAAAGGACGCATAGTAGCAAAGAAAGGGTGAAAAGCGCATCAAATGTTGCAGAAAAGTACAATCATTATGGTGTTTG A
- the LOC116019487 gene encoding pentatricopeptide repeat-containing protein At5g55840 isoform X2 translates to MATKRITIFSPQFSRIKAFSEMGFLEKPETSAKTNVIKNQAASQGIDKSIYAILTVDRWESLNQMEYKLASLRPVHGRLALKFFKWFIKQPGVELNHIIHMHCITSHILVRARMYDSAKSIFRDLSEMGVGSKSVLAALMDTYSLCNSNPSVFDVLIRVYVREGMVKDAVEAFYWIGSCGITPSVYTCNMILAAISKCQGDEFVWSFFKEMLAKCICPNLNTFNILLHVLCTTGKLKKANFLLKTMEESGYIPDVVTYNTLLNWYCKKGRYKSASELIDRMACKGLKADVCTYNMFIDDLCKNNRSAKGYLLLKKMRKRLVIPNEITYNTLINGFMKEGKIAVAMKIFHEMMKLNLSPNCITFNALIDGYCRAGKLEDASELLKEMETRGLHPNEVSYGALLNGFCRHGKLDSARHIFERMRKNDMALDHVVYTMLIKGLCKRGMLEESLELFNEMVGSDICPDAIVYSVLLNGFFSAGRIKHAEEILCKMYKFVALPNEIMHSTLVYNFCKQKDVIKAMKICKVMLENGHGADLSVCNLLISCLCKCGKVREAEDFMRHMQRIGLVPNAVSFDFVISGYGHEGDGFKALSLFDEMIKLGNHPTLHTYGSILKGLCKGGNFMEAIKLFDRLRDAHSVVDVNIYNTVLAEICNLGDMNMALILFDEMVQNHVIPDGYTYANLITGLCRNGKIAAAVLILSRALERGTSFSNRLMYTSIIDGLFKSGLPKVAAYFYDEMIKQGVRPDTMTLNAMIDGYSRISQMARANRFFSIMRVKSLSPNLDTYNSLLHGHSRLRNMSECSELYHSITRNGLSPDMSTRQSVIFALCESGMLDVGVKFMKKMIMEGAVIDKLSFNMLIAKYSEKGEMQKAFDVLNVMNLVGDFPNGDTYESILKGLKRTSNFQASRIILHEMLENGFMPTNRQYSGVVTGMCRVGDIQGAFKLKDEMESLGVSSRNVAESAIVRGLVRRGKMGEAMFVLDCMLRVQLLPSVATFTTLMPLC, encoded by the exons ATGGCAACCAAAAGAATAACTATTTTTTCTCCACAATTTTCAAGAATTAAAGCTTTTTCCGAAATGGGTTTCTTGGAGAAACCGGAAACTTCCGCCAaaactaatgttatcaaaaaTCAAGCAGCCA GCCAAGGAATTGACAAGAGCATCTATGCAATACTGACCGTCGATCGCTGGGAATCACTGAACCAGATGGAGTATAAGTTAGCTTCGCTAAGGCCAGTTCATGGGAGGCTGGCTTTGAAATTTTTCAAGTGGTTCATAAAACAACCAGGTGTGGAGCTAAATCACATTATACACATGCACTGTATCACTTCCCATATACTTGTAAGAGCTAGAATGTATGATTCTGCTAAGTCAATTTTTAGGGATTTATCAGAAATGGGTGTTGGGTCAAAATCTGTTCTTGCTGCACTTATGGATACTTATTCCCTCTGCAATTCGAACCCTTCAGTTTTTGATGTTTTAATCAGGGTTTATGTGAGAGAAGGAATGGTCAAGGATGCTGTGGAGGCATTTTATTGGATTGGTTCTTGTGGAATTACACCATCAGTTTACACTTGTAACATGATTCTTGCAGCAATTTCAAAGTGCCAGGGTGATGAGTTTGTTTGGTCATTTTTCAAGGAAATGCTTGCAAAATGTATATGCCCTAATCTGAATACATTTAACATACTCTTACATGTTCTCTGCACAACGGGAAAGCTCAAGAAAGCAAATTTCTTGCTTAAAACGATGGAGGAGAGTGGCTACATTCCTGATGTAGTTACTTATAATACTTTGCTTAATTGGTACTGCAAGAAGGGAAGGTATAAATCAGCATCAGAGCTGATTGATCGCATGGCTTGTAAAGGTCTCAAGGCTGATGTTTGTACATATAACATGTTTATAGATGATTTATGTAAGAATAATAGGAGTGCAAAAGGgtatttacttttgaaaaaGATGAGGAAGAGATTGGTAATTCCAAATGAAATCACCTACAATACTCTAATTAATGGGTTCATGAAAGAGGGGAAGATTGCAGTTGCAATGAAGATTTTTCATGAGATGATGAAGTTGAATCTGTCACCAAATTGTATCACTTTCAATGCTTTAATTGATGGGTACTGCCGGGCAGGCAAGCTTGAAGATGCTTCAGAACTTCTGAAGGAAATGGAAACAAGAGGACTACACCCTAATGAAGTTAGTTACGGGGCTCTTTTGAATGGCTTCTGCAGACATGGAAAGCTAGATTCTGCAAGACATATATTTGAGAGGATGAGGAAGAATGATATGGCTTTAGATCATGTAGTTTACACAATGCTAATTAAAGGGCTATGCAAAAGGGGGATGCTTGAAGAAAGTCTTGAACTTTTCAATGAAATGGTTGGCAGTGATATATGCCCTGATGCTATTGTATACTCGGTGCTTTTAAATGGGTTTTTTAGTGCTGGAAGGATAAAGCATGCAGAAGAGATACTGtgtaaaatgtataaatttgtaGCTTTGCCAAATGAGATCATGCATTCTACCCTAGTTTACAATTTTTGCAAGCAGAAGGATGTCATCAAAGCAATGAAAATCTGCAAAGTGATGCTGGAAAATGGCCATGGTGCTGACCTGTCCGTATGCAATTTACTTATTTCTTGTCTTTGCAAATGTGGAAAGGTAAGGGAAGCAGAGGATTTCATGCGTCACATGCAAAGGATTGGTCTGGTTCCTAATGCTGTTAGTTTTGATTTTGTAATTAGTGGGTATGGACATGAGGGTGATGGCTTTAAGGCATTATCCTTGTTTGATGAAATGATCAAATTGGGCAATCACCCTACCCTTCACACTTACGGAAGCATATTAAAGGGACTGTGCAAAGGAGGAAACTTTATGGAggcaattaaattatttgatagaCTTCGTGATGCTCATTCTGTTGTTGATGTTAATATCTACAATACGGTGTTGGCTGAGATATGCAACTTAGGAGATATGAACATGGCATTGATCCTTTTTGATGAGATGGTGCAGAATCATGTGATCCCTGATGGCTATACATATGCTAATCTCATTACTGGGTTATGCAGAAATGGCAAAATAGCTGCTGCAGTTCTTATATTGTCAAGAGCATTGGAAAGAGGAACTTCATTTTCTAACCGGCTGATGTATACTAGTATAATAGATGGGCTTTTCAAGAGTGGTTTGCCGAAGGTTGCCGCATACTTCTATGATGAGATGATAAAGCAAGGGGTTAGGCCTGATACAATGACACTAAATGCAATGATAGATGGGTACTCAAGAATTAGTCAAATGGCTCGAGCAAATAGATTCTTCTCAATTATGAGGGTTAAATCTCTGTCTCCTAACCTGGATACATATAACAGCCTATTACATGGCCACTCAAGACTGCGAAATATGTCAGAATGTTCTGAATTATATCATTCAATTACGAGAAATGGTCTTAGTCCAGATATGTCGACCAGACAATCTGTTATCTTTGCACTTTGTGAGTCAGGTATGCTGGATGTTGGGgttaaatttatgaaaaagatGATAATGGAAGGAGCAGTAATAGATAAACTTTCATTCAACATGCTAATCGCCAAATACAGTGAGAAGGGAGAGATGCAGAAGGCCTTCGATGTGCTGAATGTTATGAACTTAGTGGGTGATTTTCCTAATGGAGATACTTATGAATCCATACTTAAGGGACTGAAAAGAACATCTAATTTCCAAGCTTCTCGCATTATCTTGCATGAAATGCTGGAAAATGGGTTTATGCCTACCAATAGACAGTACAGTGGCGTTGTAACTGGTATGTGTAGAGTGGGAGATATACAAGGAGCATTCAAGTTGAAGGATGAAATGGAGTCACTAGGTGTTAGCTCTCGTAATGTTGCCGAGAGTGCTATTGTTAGAGGGCTTGTGCGCCGTGGGAAGATGGGGGAAGCAATGTTTGTACTTGATTGTATGCTAAGGGTCCAACTTCTCCCAAGCGTTGCAACGTTTACAACACTAAT GCCTTTGTGTTAA